CGAGCTGGGCTTCGACGTCGACCCCGGCGAGCACCCCATCGTGCCGGTCCACTTCCGCCGCCACGGGAACGACGCGCTGATGGCCCAGGGCGTCGCCCGCGACCTGCTCGACGAGGGCATCTACTGCATCGGCTTCGGCTTCCCGGTGGTGCCGAAGGGGCAGGCGCGCATCCGGCTGCAGGCTTCGGCCGCCCACACGCCCGACCACGTCGAGCGCTGCCTGGAGGCCTTCGGCAAGGTCGGTCGCCGGCACGGCGCGATCTGAAGACGGGGGCGGGGAGGGCCCCGGACGGCGCGAATCGCTAAAAAAGCGCAAATCCGCTTGCCAAAGTCCGGATTCCGCCTATATTCCGCGCGTCGACGCCCGCCCCCTGCCGGGGCGGGCGTCGTCCTTGAGGGCAGGGCCCCCCGCGGTCCGCGAAGCGCGGCGGCGGCCCCCCACCACTCCAACGAGACGGCCCCCCGGCGGGGGCCCCGGCGGTCGCCATGAGCAGAGACATCACGAAGCTGCGCAACATCGGCATCAGCGCCCACATCGATTCGGGCAAGACGACGCTGACCGAGCGCATCCTCTACTACACCGGGCGCATCCACACCGTGCACGAGGTGCGCGGCAAGGACGGCGTCGGGGCCACCATGGACTCGATGGAGCTGGAGCGCGAGCGCGGCATCACCATCGCCTCGGCGGCCACCTACTGCGAGTGGGACGGCCACCCGATCAACATCATCGACACGCCGGGCCACGTCGACTTCACCATCGAGGTGGAGCGGGCGCTGCGCGTCCTGGACGGCGCGGTGCTGGTGCTCTGCGCGGTGGCGGGCGTCCAGTCGCAGTCGATGACCGTGGATCGCCAGATGCGCCGCTACAAGGTGCCCCGCCTGGCCTTCGTCAACAAGTGCGACCGCTCGGGCGCCAACCCGGCGCGCGTCACCGAGCAGCTGCGCGAGAAGCTGCGCCACAACGCGGCCATGATGCAGATCCCCCTGGGTCTCGAGCACGAGCACGAGGGCGTGGTCGACCTAGTGCGCATGAAGGCCTGCCGCTTCACCGGCGAGCTGGGCGACGACCTGGTCTGGGAGGAGATCCCCGCGGCCCTGCAGCTCGAGGCCGAGGCCCGCCGCGAGGAGCTGCTCGACGCGGCCAGCATGTTCAGCGACGAACTGACCGAGGCCATCTTCGCCGGCGCGGTCACCGAGGAGCTGATCCACGAGGCGGTGCGGCGCGGCACCGTGGCGCGGGAGCTGACGCCGGTCTTCATGGGCAGCGCCTACAAGAACAAGGGCGTGCAGCTGCTGCTCGACGCCGTGGTGCGCTACCTGCCCGACCCCACCGAGGTCCAGAACGAGGCCCTGCGGCTCAACGCCGAGGGCGAGCCGGAGAACTTCGTCCTGTCCAACAGCGACGACGACCACGTCGTGGCCCTCGCCTTCAAGCTCGAGGACGGCGCCTACGGCCAGCTGACCTACATCCGCCTCTACCAGGGGACCCTGGGCAAGGGCGACACGATTCACAACACCCGCACCGGCAAGCGGGTGAAGGTGGGCCGCCTGGTGCGGCTGCACGCCAGCCAGATGGAGGACATCCTCAAGGCCTACGCCGGCGACATCGTCGCCCTGTTCGGCGTCGAGTGCGCGTCGGGCGACACCTTCACCGGCGGGGAGACCGTCTCGGTTTCGAACTTCCACGTGCCCGAGCCGGTGATCACGCTGGCCATCGTGCCGACGGACAACAAGTCCCAGGCGAACCTGGCCAAGGCGCTCGCCCGCTTCACCAAGGAGGACCCCACCTTCCGGACGCGGACGGACGACGAGACCGGCGACACCCTCATCATGGGCATGGGCGAGCTGCATCTCGAGGTGTACCTCGAGCGCATCCGCCGCGAGTACAAGGCGGAGGTGACCGCCGGGCAGCCGAAGGTCTCCTTCCGCGAGGCGATCACCCAGCGCGTGAACTTCGACTACACCCACCGCAAGCAGACCGGCGGCTCGGGCCAGTACGGGCGCATCTGCGGCTACTTCGAGCCCAACGAGTCGGGCGAGTTCAAGTTCGAGAACAAGGTGATCGGCGGCACGGTGCCCACCGAGTACATCCCGGCCGTCGAGAAGGGCTTCCGCTCGATGCTCGATAAAGGCGCCTACATCGGGTACCCTGTGCAGGGCCTGACCGTGGTGCTCGAGGACGGCAACTCGCACGCCGTCGACTCGTCGGACCAGGCCTTCCAGGCGGCGGCGCGCGGCGCCTTCCGCCACCACTACAAGGAGGGCCGGCCCGTGGCCCTCGAGCCGCTGATGCTGGTCTCGGTGGAGGGTCCGACCGAGTTCCAGGGCGAGATCCTCGGCACGGTCATGCAGCGCCGGGGCATCATCATGGGCTCGACCGAGGACAGCGGCTTCGTGCGCGTCGACGCCCACGTGCCCCTGTCCGAGATGTTCGGCTACGCGACCGTGATCCGTTCTAGCACGCAGGGGAAGGCCGAGTACTCGATGGAGTTCGCCCGCTACTCGCCGGCGCCCGCCGAGGTGGCCGAACGCCTGGCCAAGGCCCACGCCGAGAAGGTCGCGGCGGGGAACAAGTAGGAGAGGAACGACGATGCCCACCAAGGACATTCGCTTCCGCAGCCCGCTGCGGGTCTTCGAGAAGGCCACCGACGGCGGCCTCGGCCGCGGCCACCTGGGCGTGGTGCTGTCCCGCCGCGGCGTCGGCAAGACCGCGCTGCTGGTCGGCATGGCGGTCGACGCGCTGCTGCAGGGCCGCAAGGTGCTGCACATCTCCACCGAGGAGTCGATCGAGAAGCTGCGCGCCTTCTACTTCGAGATCTTCCAGCACATCTGCGAGAACCAGAAGCTGGAGAACCGGCTCGAGCTGCGGCTGGACCTCGAACGCAACCGCCACATCCTGGTCTACAACCGCGACTCCTTCTCCCTGGAGAAGCTGCGCGGGACGGCCGAGTTCCTGCGCGACGCCGCCCACTTCGAGCCCGACATGGTGATCATGGACGGCACGCCGCGCTTCGAGCACTGCGAGGACTGGGAGATCGACGGCGTGCTGGCGCTGGCCCGCGACTGGAACACCGAGATCTGGACCTCGTCGCTCACCCACCGCGAGGGCCAGGCGTGCGACGCGCGCGGCATCCCCCTGTCGGTGGCCCGTTTCGACGACCGCCTGAGCCTGATCGTCGCGCTCGAGTCCGTCGCCGACCACGTGCGGGTGCGCATCCTGAAATCGCACGACCGCCCCGTGGCACCGGACATCAACATGGAACTGGACCCCCGGACCCTGCTGCTGCGCTGGCGCTGACCGGTGCGGCGCCCGGCCCGGCCGGGAGGCCCGGCATGACCGACGTCGCCGACAACCTGCTGCGCGTCCGTGACCGCCTGGCGGCCGCCTGCGCCCTTTCGGGCCGGGCGGCCGCGTCCGTCCGGCTGGTCGCCGTGAGCAAGCGGGTCCCGCTGGAACTGGTGGCCGCCGCCGTGGCCTGCGGGCAGACGGACCTCGGCGAGAACCGCATCCAGGACGCGTTGCCGCGCCAGGACGAACTCGCGGCGCGGTTGGGGCCCGCCGCCGCCCAGTGCCTGCACTGGCACTTCATCGGGCCCCTGCAGGCCAACAAGGTGCGCAAGGCGGTCGGCCGCTTCGCGCTGATCCACGCCGTGGACCCGCCGTCGCTCGCGGAGCGGATCTCGCAGGTGGCGCTTGAGCGGGGCCTGCGCCAGCCGGTCCTGCTGGAGGTCAACGCGGCCCGCGAACCGGGCAAGTTCGGGCTCGACCCGGACGCGGCCGTCGCGGCGGCGGTCGCCGCCGCCGCACTACCGGGACTGGACCTGCGCGGGATGATGGCCATGGCCCGCCAGGATGCGCCGCCGGCCGAGCTGGGCGCGACCTTCGCCCTCGTGCGGCGCCTCGTCGAGGCGGCCCGCGCGGCCACCGGCCTGGCGCTGCCCGAGCTGAGCCTGGG
The bacterium genome window above contains:
- the fusA gene encoding elongation factor G is translated as MSRDITKLRNIGISAHIDSGKTTLTERILYYTGRIHTVHEVRGKDGVGATMDSMELERERGITIASAATYCEWDGHPINIIDTPGHVDFTIEVERALRVLDGAVLVLCAVAGVQSQSMTVDRQMRRYKVPRLAFVNKCDRSGANPARVTEQLREKLRHNAAMMQIPLGLEHEHEGVVDLVRMKACRFTGELGDDLVWEEIPAALQLEAEARREELLDAASMFSDELTEAIFAGAVTEELIHEAVRRGTVARELTPVFMGSAYKNKGVQLLLDAVVRYLPDPTEVQNEALRLNAEGEPENFVLSNSDDDHVVALAFKLEDGAYGQLTYIRLYQGTLGKGDTIHNTRTGKRVKVGRLVRLHASQMEDILKAYAGDIVALFGVECASGDTFTGGETVSVSNFHVPEPVITLAIVPTDNKSQANLAKALARFTKEDPTFRTRTDDETGDTLIMGMGELHLEVYLERIRREYKAEVTAGQPKVSFREAITQRVNFDYTHRKQTGGSGQYGRICGYFEPNESGEFKFENKVIGGTVPTEYIPAVEKGFRSMLDKGAYIGYPVQGLTVVLEDGNSHAVDSSDQAFQAAARGAFRHHYKEGRPVALEPLMLVSVEGPTEFQGEILGTVMQRRGIIMGSTEDSGFVRVDAHVPLSEMFGYATVIRSSTQGKAEYSMEFARYSPAPAEVAERLAKAHAEKVAAGNK
- a CDS encoding AAA family ATPase, with the protein product MPTKDIRFRSPLRVFEKATDGGLGRGHLGVVLSRRGVGKTALLVGMAVDALLQGRKVLHISTEESIEKLRAFYFEIFQHICENQKLENRLELRLDLERNRHILVYNRDSFSLEKLRGTAEFLRDAAHFEPDMVIMDGTPRFEHCEDWEIDGVLALARDWNTEIWTSSLTHREGQACDARGIPLSVARFDDRLSLIVALESVADHVRVRILKSHDRPVAPDINMELDPRTLLLRWR
- a CDS encoding YggS family pyridoxal phosphate-dependent enzyme, giving the protein MTDVADNLLRVRDRLAAACALSGRAAASVRLVAVSKRVPLELVAAAVACGQTDLGENRIQDALPRQDELAARLGPAAAQCLHWHFIGPLQANKVRKAVGRFALIHAVDPPSLAERISQVALERGLRQPVLLEVNAAREPGKFGLDPDAAVAAAVAAAALPGLDLRGMMAMARQDAPPAELGATFALVRRLVEAARAATGLALPELSLG